A region from the Streptomyces tsukubensis genome encodes:
- a CDS encoding cold-shock protein → MAQGTVKWFNAEKGYGFIAVDGGADVFVHYSAIQMDGYRTLEEGQRVEFEISQGQKGPQADMVKLSA, encoded by the coding sequence ATGGCTCAGGGCACCGTCAAGTGGTTCAACGCGGAGAAGGGGTACGGCTTCATCGCGGTCGACGGTGGTGCGGATGTTTTCGTCCACTACAGCGCGATTCAGATGGACGGCTACCGCACCCTGGAAGAGGGGCAGCGGGTCGAGTTCGAGATCTCGCAGGGCCAGAAGGGCCCGCAGGCCGATATGGTCAAGCTCTCGGCCTGA
- the groL gene encoding chaperonin GroEL (60 kDa chaperone family; promotes refolding of misfolded polypeptides especially under stressful conditions; forms two stacked rings of heptamers to form a barrel-shaped 14mer; ends can be capped by GroES; misfolded proteins enter the barrel where they are refolded when GroES binds), which produces MAKIIAFDEEARRGLERGMNQLADAVKVTLGPKGRNVVLEKKWGAPTITNDGVSIAKEIELEDPYEKIGAELVKEVAKKTDDVAGDGTTTATVLAQALVREGLRNVAAGANPMSLKRGIEKAVEAVSGALLEQAKDVETKEQIASTASISAGDTQIGELIAEAMDKVGKEGVITVEESQTFGLELELTEGMRFDKGYISAYFATDMERMEAVLDDPYILVVNSKISSVKDLLPLLEKVMQSGKALLIIAEDVEAEALSTLIVNKIRGTFKSVAVKAPGFGDRRKAMLNDIAILTGGTVISEEVGLKLENAGLDLLGRARKVVITKDETTIVDGAGDSDQVAGRVNQIRAEIENSDSDYDREKLQERLAKLAGGVAVIKAGAATEVELKERKHRIEDAVRNAKAAVEEGIVAGGGVALLQASSVFDKLELEGDEATGANAVKLALEAPLKQIAVNAGLEGGVVVEKVRNLTPGHGLNAASGEYVDMIAEGILDPAKVTRSALQNAASIAALFLTTEAVIADKPEKAAAAAPGGMPGGDMDF; this is translated from the coding sequence ATGGCAAAGATCATCGCGTTCGACGAGGAGGCACGGCGCGGTCTCGAGCGCGGGATGAACCAGCTCGCCGACGCCGTCAAGGTCACCCTTGGCCCCAAGGGCCGCAACGTCGTCCTCGAGAAGAAGTGGGGCGCCCCCACGATCACCAACGATGGTGTGTCCATCGCCAAGGAGATCGAGCTGGAGGACCCGTACGAGAAGATCGGCGCCGAGCTGGTCAAGGAAGTCGCCAAGAAGACGGACGACGTCGCCGGTGACGGTACGACCACGGCGACCGTTCTGGCCCAGGCGCTGGTCCGCGAGGGCCTGCGCAACGTGGCCGCCGGTGCCAACCCGATGAGCCTGAAGCGCGGTATCGAGAAGGCCGTCGAGGCCGTCTCCGGTGCCCTCCTCGAACAGGCGAAGGACGTGGAGACCAAGGAGCAGATCGCCTCCACCGCCTCCATCTCCGCCGGCGACACCCAGATCGGCGAGCTGATCGCCGAGGCCATGGACAAGGTCGGCAAGGAAGGCGTCATCACCGTCGAGGAGTCCCAGACCTTCGGTCTGGAGCTGGAGCTCACCGAGGGTATGCGCTTCGACAAGGGCTACATCTCGGCGTACTTCGCCACCGACATGGAGCGTATGGAGGCCGTCCTCGACGACCCGTACATCCTCGTCGTCAACTCCAAGATCTCCTCGGTCAAGGACCTCCTGCCGCTGCTGGAGAAGGTCATGCAGTCCGGCAAGGCGCTGCTGATCATCGCCGAGGACGTCGAGGCCGAGGCCCTGTCGACGCTGATCGTCAACAAGATCCGCGGCACCTTCAAGTCCGTCGCCGTCAAGGCTCCGGGCTTCGGCGACCGCCGCAAGGCGATGCTGAACGACATCGCCATCCTCACCGGCGGCACGGTCATCTCCGAGGAGGTCGGCCTCAAGCTGGAGAACGCGGGCCTCGACCTGCTGGGCCGCGCCCGCAAGGTGGTCATCACCAAGGACGAGACGACCATCGTCGACGGTGCCGGTGACAGCGACCAGGTCGCCGGGCGGGTCAACCAGATCCGCGCCGAGATCGAGAACTCCGACTCGGACTACGACCGCGAGAAGCTCCAGGAGCGCCTGGCGAAGCTGGCCGGCGGCGTGGCCGTCATCAAGGCCGGTGCCGCGACCGAGGTCGAGCTGAAGGAGCGCAAGCACCGCATCGAGGACGCCGTTCGCAACGCGAAGGCGGCCGTCGAGGAGGGCATCGTCGCCGGTGGTGGCGTGGCCCTGCTGCAGGCCTCCTCGGTCTTCGACAAGCTGGAGCTCGAAGGCGACGAGGCGACCGGTGCCAACGCCGTGAAGCTCGCGCTGGAGGCCCCGCTGAAGCAGATCGCCGTCAACGCCGGCCTGGAGGGCGGTGTCGTCGTGGAGAAGGTGCGCAACCTGACCCCCGGCCACGGTCTGAACGCCGCGTCCGGCGAGTACGTCGACATGATCGCCGAGGGCATTCTCGACCCGGCGAAGGTGACGCGCTCCGCGCTGCAGAACGCCGCGTCGATCGCCGCGCTGTTCCTGACCACCGAGGCCGTCATCGCCGACAAGCCGGAGAAGGCCGCTGCGGCCGCTCCGGGCGGCATGCCGGGCGGTGACATGGACTTCTGA
- a CDS encoding alpha/beta hydrolase → MKARRLAPAVAAASALVTLAPAAAVAAPGGARPSPAAAPLSVPVSWQRCGPDSPADFECGTVRVPLDYRNPAGKRIDIAVSRIRAADPEKRRGVLLINPGGPGGEGLQMPVQFRRALPRSVLDSYDLVGFDPRGIGRSTPVACGLNEEETHWPRPYGTKTFAADTARSRGTADKCRAGYGTDLKHFTTRNTARDMDAVRAALGERKISYLGYSYGTYLGSVYTQLFPRRADRFVLDSAVDPGLAWRENFRNWGAAVGPAFERWTRWTAARDGRYGLGATPEAVSRTFWDLVRGAERKPIRIGDDLFGGDAIRDEMRGLFFGVEDAAETVVMLKDAAAGKPVPPLPEEPPPSDNEASSQFAILCGDAAWPRNPGTYARDSVRDGKRYPLYGDFASNITPCAFWDRPVEPPTKVDNRVPALILQNEWDSQTPLNTARGMHRALKGSRMVTVDEGEGHGVYLFGGACANTVATEYLTSGRLPAGDVICRAEPAPRQRSGAVAPPAPKGPPGAASPGRFGARP, encoded by the coding sequence GTGAAGGCAAGACGCCTGGCCCCCGCCGTGGCGGCGGCGAGCGCGCTGGTGACCCTGGCCCCGGCTGCGGCCGTCGCCGCCCCGGGCGGCGCCCGCCCCTCCCCGGCGGCCGCGCCCCTGTCCGTACCGGTGTCGTGGCAGCGCTGCGGCCCCGACAGCCCGGCCGACTTCGAGTGCGGCACCGTACGGGTGCCCCTGGACTACCGGAATCCGGCCGGGAAGAGGATCGACATCGCGGTCTCCCGGATCCGGGCAGCCGACCCGGAGAAGCGGCGCGGGGTGCTCCTCATCAACCCCGGCGGCCCGGGCGGCGAGGGTCTGCAGATGCCCGTGCAGTTCCGGCGCGCGCTGCCGCGGTCCGTCCTCGACTCCTACGACCTCGTCGGCTTCGACCCGAGGGGCATTGGGCGGAGCACACCCGTCGCCTGCGGTCTGAACGAGGAGGAGACCCACTGGCCCCGCCCGTACGGTACGAAGACCTTCGCCGCGGACACGGCGCGTTCGCGCGGCACCGCCGACAAGTGCCGGGCGGGGTACGGCACGGACCTGAAGCACTTCACCACCCGGAACACCGCCCGCGACATGGACGCCGTCCGGGCCGCGCTCGGCGAGCGGAAGATCTCCTACCTCGGCTACTCGTACGGCACCTATCTGGGCTCCGTCTACACCCAGTTGTTCCCGCGGCGCGCCGACCGGTTCGTGCTGGACAGCGCGGTCGACCCGGGGCTCGCCTGGCGGGAGAACTTCCGCAACTGGGGTGCCGCGGTCGGTCCCGCGTTCGAGCGGTGGACCCGCTGGACGGCCGCCCGGGACGGCCGTTACGGGCTCGGCGCCACCCCGGAGGCGGTCTCCCGCACCTTCTGGGACCTCGTCCGCGGGGCCGAACGGAAGCCGATCAGGATCGGGGACGACCTCTTCGGCGGCGACGCGATACGCGACGAGATGCGCGGCCTGTTCTTCGGTGTCGAGGATGCGGCCGAGACGGTCGTCATGCTGAAGGACGCGGCGGCCGGAAAGCCGGTGCCGCCCCTCCCGGAGGAGCCGCCGCCCTCCGACAACGAGGCGTCCAGCCAGTTCGCGATCCTCTGCGGGGACGCTGCCTGGCCGCGGAATCCGGGGACGTACGCCCGGGATTCCGTACGCGACGGGAAGCGGTATCCGCTCTACGGCGACTTCGCCTCCAACATCACCCCATGCGCCTTCTGGGACCGGCCCGTCGAGCCGCCGACGAAGGTGGACAACCGGGTCCCGGCGCTGATCCTGCAGAACGAGTGGGACTCCCAGACCCCGCTGAACACCGCACGCGGCATGCACCGGGCCCTGAAGGGCTCCCGCATGGTCACCGTCGACGAGGGCGAGGGCCACGGGGTCTACCTCTTCGGCGGGGCGTGCGCGAACACCGTGGCCACGGAGTATCTGACGAGTGGTCGGCTGCCGGCCGGCGATGTGATCTGCCGGGCCGAACCGGCGCCGCGGCAGCGCTCCGGCGCGGTCGCGCCACCGGCGCCGAAGGGACCGCCGGGAGCGGCCTCGCCCGGCCGCTTCGGCGCCCGCCCGTAA
- a CDS encoding alpha/beta hydrolase → MQARRRTVPLLAVSVLATLAPALATAPAAASPAPPAAQRPVWRDCPTERAPDLRCATLKVPLDHARPAGEKIDLEISRLRAADPGKRRGVLLVNPGGPGGPGLTLPGAFRDALPAGVVDAYDLIGFDPRGVGASTQIRCGLTPGEIAFERPYKKASFARDTALTRSFAEKCRAKYGDGLKHFNTRNTARDMDAIRAALGERKINYFGISYGTYLGAVYTQLFPHRSDRFVLDSGVDPARVWKEDFRLWAQETEKAFDRWAEWTAGRNAQYGLGATPEAVSAAFWKIIARADRKPLKLGDRLYDGAMIRAGMRSAFFTRSLAAEYMTQLRDAVAGKPVPGPPVYDFGEDFVSSMWAVTCGDENWPRDPKVYARQAARDAARYPLYGDYVSNITPCAFWDDTAEPTTTVDNEVGALILHNEWDSQTPLPDGLGLRKAMKGARLALVKDGEGHGVYPGGASSCANRLADTYLLTGRLPARDVRCAPDPVTAGQQKKPAEVPLVTPGARGGATARALIQ, encoded by the coding sequence GTGCAGGCAAGAAGACGTACGGTCCCGCTGCTCGCGGTGAGCGTGCTGGCGACGCTCGCCCCCGCCCTGGCCACGGCCCCTGCCGCCGCCTCACCTGCGCCTCCGGCCGCGCAGCGGCCCGTATGGCGCGACTGCCCGACCGAGCGGGCACCCGATCTGCGGTGCGCAACCCTGAAGGTACCGCTGGACCACGCACGGCCCGCGGGCGAGAAAATCGACTTGGAGATCTCACGGCTGCGGGCCGCCGACCCCGGAAAGCGGCGCGGAGTTCTCCTGGTGAATCCCGGCGGGCCGGGCGGACCGGGACTGACCCTGCCCGGGGCGTTCCGTGACGCGCTTCCCGCGGGTGTCGTGGACGCCTACGACCTGATCGGATTCGACCCGCGGGGAGTTGGCGCGAGCACGCAGATACGATGCGGCCTGACCCCCGGGGAGATCGCCTTCGAGCGTCCGTACAAGAAGGCGTCGTTCGCCCGTGACACCGCGCTGACGCGGTCCTTCGCGGAGAAGTGCCGGGCGAAGTACGGCGACGGGCTCAAGCACTTCAACACCCGTAACACCGCGCGCGATATGGACGCGATCCGGGCCGCGCTCGGGGAACGGAAGATCAACTACTTCGGCATTTCGTACGGCACCTATCTGGGCGCGGTCTACACCCAGCTGTTCCCGCACCGCTCCGACCGGTTCGTGCTCGACAGCGGGGTCGATCCCGCACGGGTCTGGAAGGAGGACTTCCGGCTCTGGGCGCAGGAGACGGAGAAGGCGTTCGACCGCTGGGCGGAGTGGACGGCCGGGCGGAATGCGCAGTACGGGCTCGGTGCCACGCCCGAGGCGGTCTCCGCTGCGTTCTGGAAGATCATCGCCCGGGCGGACCGCAAACCGCTGAAGCTCGGTGACCGGCTGTACGACGGCGCCATGATCCGCGCCGGGATGCGCTCCGCGTTCTTCACCCGCTCCCTCGCCGCCGAGTACATGACCCAGCTCAGGGACGCGGTGGCCGGGAAGCCCGTCCCCGGCCCGCCGGTCTATGACTTCGGTGAGGACTTCGTCTCCAGCATGTGGGCCGTGACCTGCGGCGACGAGAACTGGCCGCGGGATCCGAAGGTGTACGCCCGTCAGGCCGCCCGCGACGCGGCCCGCTATCCGCTCTACGGGGACTACGTCTCCAACATCACCCCGTGCGCCTTCTGGGACGACACCGCCGAGCCGACGACCACGGTCGACAACGAGGTCGGGGCGCTGATCCTGCACAACGAGTGGGACTCGCAGACCCCGCTCCCGGACGGTCTCGGGCTGCGCAAGGCCATGAAGGGCGCCCGGCTCGCCCTGGTGAAGGACGGAGAGGGCCACGGGGTCTACCCGGGCGGGGCCAGTTCCTGCGCCAACCGGCTGGCCGACACCTATCTGCTGACGGGGCGGCTGCCCGCGCGGGACGTGCGCTGTGCGCCGGACCCGGTGACGGCCGGACAGCAGAAGAAGCCGGCCGAAGTGCCGTTGGTGACACCGGGCGCCCGCGGCGGGGCTACGGCCCGCGCGTTGATCCAGTAG
- a CDS encoding alpha/beta hydrolase — protein MAAVSALATLAPLVAVAAPAAATPTAQQSQTQTQQPTWQRCSPDQPAAYECTTLKVPLDYRAPGGKKIDVAVSRVKAADPQQRRGVLLFNPGGPGGSGLGDPLDWGGRLPQSVLDRYDLIGFDPRGVNKSTPVECGTAPAERTVLRPFKPGNFASDVAWAKGIADKCRAKYGADLQHFTTRNTARDMDAIRAALGEQKINYVGVSYGTYLGAVYTQMFPHRSDRMILDSAVDPKLAWRGMLQSWAKAAEPAFARFTEWAAARNDEYGHGATPQAVAKGFRDLVAQADRKPVRIGETYYNGAAIRSVMRPLFFYRTEGAYFLGIFKDAAAGKPVPDFPSWYPGDNDISLFNAVACGDTGNWPRNPQRYAVEAAVDSVRLPVFGDHASNITPCAFWDRPVEPATNVDNRVPSLILQAEWDSQTPLFTAQGMHRALKGSRMVTVDEGETHGVYRYGISSCADDVATGYLVTGKLPAKDVTCAADRPSGAAATERGERKLPALPNRF, from the coding sequence ATGGCCGCGGTCAGCGCTCTGGCGACCCTGGCGCCCCTGGTCGCCGTCGCCGCACCGGCCGCCGCAACGCCCACCGCACAGCAGTCGCAGACGCAGACGCAGCAGCCGACCTGGCAGCGGTGCAGCCCCGACCAGCCCGCCGCGTACGAATGCACCACGCTGAAGGTGCCGCTCGACTACCGCGCCCCCGGCGGCAAGAAGATCGACGTCGCCGTCTCCCGGGTCAAGGCGGCCGATCCGCAGCAGCGGCGCGGGGTGCTCCTGTTCAACCCCGGCGGCCCCGGCGGCTCCGGACTGGGCGATCCGCTGGACTGGGGCGGCCGACTGCCGCAGTCGGTGCTCGACCGCTACGACCTGATCGGCTTCGACCCGCGCGGGGTGAACAAGAGCACTCCCGTCGAGTGCGGTACGGCCCCGGCGGAGCGGACGGTGCTGCGCCCGTTCAAGCCGGGAAACTTCGCCTCCGACGTGGCCTGGGCGAAGGGCATCGCGGACAAGTGCCGGGCCAAGTACGGCGCGGATCTGCAGCACTTCACCACCCGCAACACGGCCCGTGACATGGACGCCATCCGGGCCGCACTCGGCGAGCAGAAGATCAACTACGTCGGGGTGTCGTACGGCACCTACCTCGGCGCGGTCTACACCCAGATGTTCCCGCACCGCTCCGACCGGATGATCCTGGACAGCGCCGTCGACCCGAAGCTCGCCTGGCGCGGCATGCTCCAGTCCTGGGCGAAGGCGGCCGAGCCCGCGTTCGCGCGGTTCACCGAGTGGGCAGCCGCGCGGAACGACGAGTACGGGCACGGCGCCACCCCGCAGGCGGTCGCGAAGGGCTTCCGGGACCTCGTCGCCCAGGCCGACCGCAAGCCGGTCAGGATCGGGGAGACGTACTACAACGGCGCCGCGATCCGGTCGGTGATGCGCCCGCTGTTCTTCTACCGCACGGAGGGGGCCTACTTCCTCGGCATCTTCAAGGACGCGGCGGCGGGCAAGCCGGTGCCGGACTTCCCGAGCTGGTACCCCGGCGACAACGACATATCCCTGTTCAACGCCGTCGCCTGCGGTGACACCGGGAACTGGCCGCGGAATCCGCAGCGGTACGCCGTCGAGGCGGCCGTCGACTCCGTGCGGTTGCCGGTGTTCGGGGACCACGCCTCCAACATCACCCCCTGCGCCTTCTGGGACCGGCCCGTCGAGCCCGCGACGAACGTCGACAACCGGGTCCCGTCGCTGATCCTGCAGGCGGAGTGGGACTCCCAGACCCCGCTGTTCACCGCGCAGGGCATGCACCGGGCGCTGAAGGGCTCCCGGATGGTGACCGTGGACGAGGGCGAGACCCACGGTGTCTACCGGTACGGGATCAGCTCCTGCGCCGACGATGTGGCGACCGGCTATCTGGTGACCGGGAAGCTGCCCGCGAAGGACGTGACGTGCGCGGCGGACCGGCCCTCGGGCGCGGCGGCGACGGAGCGGGGCGAGCGGAAACTGCCGGCGCTCCCGAACCGCTTCTGA
- a CDS encoding RidA family protein — MTDKHETTTETEHETAGIDRINPEGLHATPGYHHITVVEAGRTAYLSGQCPLDLSGEVVGKGDLDAQIDQVAANALTALNAVGAGPEHVVRSLIHVVSSDEKVLARAWDRLNESVIASAFSTASTLIGVAQLGYPGQLVEVDLTAALPR, encoded by the coding sequence ATGACGGACAAGCACGAGACCACGACCGAGACCGAGCACGAGACCGCAGGCATCGACCGCATCAACCCCGAAGGGCTCCACGCCACCCCCGGCTACCACCACATCACCGTCGTCGAGGCGGGCCGTACGGCCTATCTCTCCGGACAGTGCCCCCTCGACCTCTCCGGCGAGGTCGTCGGCAAGGGCGATCTCGACGCCCAGATCGACCAGGTCGCGGCCAATGCCCTGACCGCCCTGAACGCCGTGGGCGCGGGCCCCGAGCATGTCGTCCGCTCCCTGATCCACGTGGTCAGCTCGGACGAGAAGGTGCTGGCCCGGGCCTGGGACCGGCTGAACGAATCCGTCATCGCGTCCGCGTTCTCCACCGCCAGCACCCTGATCGGTGTGGCCCAGCTCGGCTACCCCGGGCAGCTCGTCGAGGTCGACCTGACGGCGGCGCTCCCGCGCTGA
- a CDS encoding Clp protease N-terminal domain-containing protein: MAQPQPQAQVDIGWKVIGILGAAWGATDTNAIGSEHLLAAITDTKGPAREALAAEGVTRTGVLAILRDRQGRPDAVPWAGDDDVAHSVSSRSVLGDDGDERRLLTGNARWAFEAALHLAETEARGEKTGIARLRPEHLLRGLLQEEETRCAELLAICGTTAAAVLARLDGEEPSAGGDGAGSPGTGVPESLLDPLLHRTRDLLLGNRHYPMAFWKRWLVSGVNWATRPGFWVFWETHEQARGLGHRRLGTEHILLAVLATHEVAMAHPHLAREGLSGTGARFRGGERLAAMGLDYAGVRRALASAPDLGADPTPVEQILTAARADDGTGPLVETLLQDGTRAGRLIRHIRGADPRQPTTAE; this comes from the coding sequence ATGGCACAGCCACAGCCACAGGCACAGGTCGACATCGGCTGGAAGGTGATCGGGATCCTGGGCGCCGCCTGGGGGGCCACCGACACGAACGCCATCGGCAGCGAACACCTGCTGGCCGCGATCACCGACACCAAGGGCCCGGCCAGGGAGGCGCTCGCCGCCGAGGGCGTCACCCGGACCGGAGTGCTGGCGATCCTCCGGGACCGGCAGGGCCGCCCGGACGCGGTGCCGTGGGCCGGTGACGACGACGTCGCGCACAGCGTCTCGTCGCGGTCCGTCCTCGGCGACGACGGGGACGAGCGGCGGCTGCTGACGGGCAACGCCCGGTGGGCCTTCGAAGCAGCGCTCCACCTGGCCGAGACGGAGGCTCGCGGCGAGAAGACGGGCATCGCCCGGCTGCGGCCGGAGCATCTGCTGCGGGGGCTGCTCCAGGAGGAGGAGACCCGCTGCGCCGAGCTGCTGGCGATCTGCGGGACGACCGCCGCGGCGGTACTGGCCCGGCTCGACGGCGAGGAGCCGTCGGCCGGCGGGGACGGGGCGGGCTCACCGGGTACGGGGGTCCCGGAGAGCCTGCTCGACCCGCTGCTGCACCGGACCAGGGACCTGCTGCTGGGCAACCGCCACTACCCGATGGCGTTCTGGAAGCGGTGGCTGGTCAGCGGGGTGAACTGGGCGACGCGGCCCGGGTTCTGGGTGTTCTGGGAGACACACGAGCAGGCCCGTGGACTCGGGCACCGGCGACTCGGCACCGAGCACATCCTGCTGGCGGTGCTCGCCACGCACGAGGTCGCCATGGCCCACCCCCATCTGGCACGGGAGGGGCTGTCCGGTACGGGCGCACGCTTCCGGGGCGGGGAGCGTCTGGCGGCCATGGGCCTGGACTACGCAGGCGTACGGCGGGCCCTGGCGTCCGCCCCGGATCTCGGCGCCGATCCCACTCCCGTTGAGCAGATCTTGACGGCCGCCCGGGCGGACGACGGAACCGGCCCCCTGGTGGAAACCCTCCTGCAGGACGGAACGCGCGCCGGGCGGCTGATCCGGCATATCCGGGGCGCGGACCCGCGGCAGCCGACCACTGCCGAGTAG
- the aroQ gene encoding gamma subclass chorismate mutase AroQ translates to MSSHGTARSHPRSARLVLTAAVTAGVLAAGVAPASAHSTSAPPAPSSYSQLLPLTTLSAERLATADLVAAAKWGTDSPIDDPAREQIVLESVRRLALEAGTDPKTTVAIFRDQIEANKLVQRGLHALWTADPSKAPAERPDLTEVRKEINRINAELVRAVAGSERARAAWSCRGVLAVTAVHVRHEKQLDQLHTRALVRAVPSVCPAR, encoded by the coding sequence TTGTCCAGCCACGGCACCGCCCGCTCGCACCCCCGTTCCGCCCGGCTCGTACTGACCGCCGCCGTCACCGCCGGGGTGCTGGCCGCCGGGGTCGCCCCGGCGAGCGCCCACAGCACCTCCGCGCCCCCGGCCCCCTCCTCGTACTCCCAGCTCCTCCCGCTCACCACGCTCTCCGCCGAACGGCTCGCCACGGCCGATCTCGTCGCGGCGGCGAAATGGGGCACGGACAGCCCGATCGACGATCCCGCGCGGGAGCAGATCGTCCTCGAATCCGTCCGCCGGCTGGCGCTGGAGGCGGGCACCGACCCGAAGACGACCGTCGCGATCTTCCGCGACCAGATCGAAGCGAACAAGCTCGTCCAGCGGGGGCTGCACGCGCTGTGGACCGCGGACCCGTCGAAGGCACCGGCCGAACGCCCCGACCTGACGGAGGTCCGCAAGGAGATCAACCGCATCAACGCCGAACTGGTGCGGGCCGTCGCGGGCTCTGAGCGGGCGCGGGCCGCCTGGTCGTGCCGCGGGGTGCTGGCCGTGACCGCCGTGCACGTACGCCACGAGAAGCAGCTCGACCAGCTGCACACGAGGGCGCTGGTGCGGGCGGTCCCGTCGGTGTGCCCGGCGCGCTGA
- a CDS encoding PTS transporter subunit EIIC — translation MTGQKTTGAGAIARTLLGHVGGAGNVLDVAHCMTRLRLRLADRGAVRDEELRADPAVLGVVEEGDSYQIVLGPGTVNLVAAAFEAQLREKPERGGVKGGLRRVANVFVPLIPALVGCGVVAGLAGVLTNLGVAPGVTPALAAVAGGFMALIAVFVGWNTAKEFGGTPVLGGAVAAVIVFPGVERVEVLGQPLHPGQGGVLGALAAALVATYTERWVRGRVPAALDVLVTPAVTVLVAGLITLYGLMYAAGKVAAAIGTAADRLLESGGAGAGFLLGGLFLPLVMLGLHQALIPIHATLIEQQGATVLLPMLAMAGAGQVGAAMAVYARLPRNPAIRTTVRSALPAGLLGVGEPLIYGVSLPLGRPFVTACVGGAFGGGFVGLFSMLGDRVGATAIGPSGWALFPLLHGNQGPAAAAAVYGGGLLTGYAVGFAATYWFGFTRTMLAEHDRGRGQEAVA, via the coding sequence ATGACGGGACAGAAGACCACCGGCGCCGGGGCGATCGCCCGCACCCTCCTCGGCCATGTCGGCGGTGCCGGGAACGTGCTGGACGTTGCGCACTGCATGACCCGGCTGCGGCTGCGGCTCGCCGACCGGGGGGCCGTGCGGGACGAGGAGCTGCGCGCGGATCCCGCCGTGCTCGGGGTGGTCGAGGAAGGGGACTCGTACCAGATCGTCCTCGGGCCCGGCACGGTCAACCTCGTGGCCGCCGCGTTCGAAGCGCAGCTGAGGGAGAAGCCCGAGCGCGGAGGGGTCAAAGGCGGGCTGCGGCGCGTCGCCAATGTCTTCGTGCCGCTCATTCCCGCCCTCGTCGGCTGCGGCGTCGTCGCCGGGCTCGCCGGGGTGCTCACCAATCTCGGGGTCGCGCCCGGTGTCACCCCCGCGCTCGCCGCCGTCGCGGGCGGCTTCATGGCGCTCATCGCCGTCTTCGTCGGCTGGAACACCGCCAAGGAGTTCGGCGGTACGCCCGTCCTCGGCGGCGCCGTCGCCGCCGTGATCGTCTTTCCCGGGGTCGAGCGCGTCGAAGTCCTCGGGCAGCCGCTCCACCCGGGGCAGGGCGGTGTCCTGGGCGCGCTCGCCGCCGCGCTCGTTGCGACGTACACCGAGCGGTGGGTACGGGGACGCGTGCCCGCCGCGCTCGACGTCCTCGTCACGCCCGCCGTCACCGTGCTCGTCGCCGGGCTGATCACCCTGTACGGGCTGATGTACGCCGCCGGGAAGGTCGCCGCCGCCATCGGCACCGCCGCCGACCGGCTGCTGGAGAGCGGCGGCGCGGGCGCGGGCTTCCTGCTCGGCGGGCTGTTCCTGCCGCTCGTGATGCTCGGGCTGCACCAGGCCCTGATCCCCATCCACGCCACCCTCATCGAGCAGCAGGGCGCGACCGTGCTGCTGCCGATGCTCGCCATGGCGGGCGCCGGGCAGGTCGGCGCGGCGATGGCCGTCTACGCCCGGCTGCCCCGCAATCCGGCGATCCGCACGACCGTCCGCTCCGCCCTCCCCGCCGGGCTGCTGGGCGTCGGGGAGCCGCTCATCTACGGCGTATCGCTGCCGCTGGGGCGGCCCTTCGTGACCGCGTGCGTCGGCGGCGCGTTCGGCGGCGGCTTCGTCGGGCTGTTCTCGATGCTCGGCGACCGGGTCGGCGCCACCGCCATCGGCCCCTCCGGCTGGGCCCTCTTCCCCCTGCTCCACGGCAACCAGGGGCCCGCCGCCGCAGCCGCCGTCTACGGGGGCGGGCTGCTCACCGGGTACGCGGTCGGGTTCGCCGCCACCTACTGGTTCGGCTTCACCCGGACCATGCTCGCCGAACACGACCGGGGGAGGGGACAGGAGGCCGTCGCCTGA